The Xenopus laevis strain J_2021 chromosome 5L, Xenopus_laevis_v10.1, whole genome shotgun sequence genome has a segment encoding these proteins:
- the LOC108716294 gene encoding vomeronasal type-2 receptor 26: MDMDSCLACPEDHWSNQRRDRCIPRLRDFLSYEDPLGAALVCVALVLTLITVLVLGVFILYRDTPIVRANNRNLSYMLLLFLMMSFLCPLLFIGPPDNLTCQLRQVTFGIVFAGAVSSVLAKTITVVLAFKATKPGSKLRKWLGNRMSFSLVFICSLVQTVICIMWLIHSPPFPDYDTWSVKGKIILQCNEGSVTAFHMVLGYMGFLAALSFLVAFLVRKVPDRYNEGQLITFSMLGFCSVWVSFIPAHLSTKGKYTVAVEIFAILASGAGLLASIFIPKCYIILIRPELNRKDKLIRVDLSVETTT, encoded by the exons ATGG ACATGGACTCCTGCCTGGCCTGCCCTGAAGATCATTGGTCCAACCAAAGACGAGATCGATGTATCCCAAGACTTAGAGACTTTCTCTCCTATGAAGACCCATTAGGTGCAGCCCTGGTGTGTGTTGCACTTGTGCTGACACTAATAACAGTGTTAGTGCTGGGGGTATTTATTTTATACCGGGACACTCCTATAGTCAGAGCCAATAACAGGAATCTCAGCTAcatgctcctcctcttcctcatgATGTCCTTCCTCTGCCCATTGTTATTTATTGGACCCCCTGACAATCTGACCTGCCAACTTCGTCAGGTAACTTTTGGGATTGTATTTGCAGGAGCCGTCTCTTCTGTCCTGGCTAAAACCATCACAGTGGTCTTAGCCTTCAAAGCCACAAAGCCGGGGAGCAAGTTAAGGAAGTGGCTGGGAAACAGAATGTCCTTCTCTCTGGTCTTTATCTGCTCACTGGTCCAGACTGTTATATGTATCATGTGGCTGATCCACTCTCCACCATTCCCAGACTATGACACGTGGTCAGTTAAAGGGAAGATAATATtacagtgcaatgagggctcagtcACTGCTTTCCATATGGTGCTGGGTTACATGGGATTTTTGGCAGCTCTGAGTTTCCTTGTTGCTTTTCTAGTGAGGAAGGTCCCAGACAGATACAATGAGGGCCAACTTATCACCTTCAGCATGTTGGGTTTCTGCAGTGTCTGGGTCTCCTTCATCCCAGCccatctgagcaccaaaggcaaatacaCTGTGgctgtggagatatttgccatccTGGCATCTGGGGCCGGCCTCTTGGCCAGCATCTTTATCCCCAAATGTTATATTATCTTGATCAGGCCAGAACTGAACAGAAAGGACAAACTTATCAGAGTAGACCTCTCTGTAGAAACAACAACATGA